One Dromiciops gliroides isolate mDroGli1 chromosome 3, mDroGli1.pri, whole genome shotgun sequence DNA segment encodes these proteins:
- the LOC122750250 gene encoding 60S ribosomal protein L23-like, whose translation MSKRGRGGSSGAKFRISLGLPMGAVINCADNTGAKNLYIISVKGIKGRLNRLPAAGVGDMVMATVKKGKPELPKKIHPAVVIRPRKSYQRKDGVFLYFEDNAGVIVNYKGNMKGLAITGPVTKECADLWPRIASNAGSIA comes from the coding sequence ATGTCTAAGCGAGGACGCGGTGGGTCTTCAGGAGCCAAGTTCCGAATTTCATTGGGTCTCCCGATGGGAGCTGTTATCAATTGTGCTGATAATACAGGTGCCAAGAACCTGTACATCATCTCTGTGAAGGGAATTAAGGGAAGATTGAACAGGCTTCCTGCAGCTGGTGTGGGTGACATGGTAATGGCCACAGTCAAAAAGGGGAAACCAGAGCTCCCAAAGAAGATTCATCCAGCAGTGGTAATAAGGCCACGGAAGTCATATCAGAGAAAAGATGGTGTGTTCCTATACTTTGAAGACAATGCAGGGGTTATAGTAAACTATAAAGGCAACATGAAAGGTTTAGCCATCACAGGACCTGTTACTAAGGAGTGTGCTGACTTGTGGCCCAGGATTGCATCTAATGCTGGAAGCATTGCTTGA